One genomic window of Chanos chanos chromosome 13, fChaCha1.1, whole genome shotgun sequence includes the following:
- the gsg1l gene encoding germ cell-specific gene 1-like protein — protein sequence MKTTRKCRALLSVGLNLLALLFSTTAFITTYWCEGTQRVPKPNCSKERRHNCIDYGVNETDPNKVHYSWETGDDRFLFRHFHTGIWYSCEENIHGGGEKCRSFIDLAPASERGVLWLSVVSEVLYIMLLVVGFSLMCLELFHSSNVIDGLKLNAFAAVFTVLSGLLGMVAHMMYTQVFQITVSLGPEDWRPHTWDYGWSFCMAWGSFTCCMAASVTTLNSYTKTVIEFRHKRKLFEQGLREEQTFLDPEAFHYFRNRSVQSISSSVDVYPSHAGGHSSGRSKIRAPSTSVDLGENTESLGEEQC from the exons ATGAAGACCACTCGAAAATGCCGTGCTCTGTTATCAGTAGGTTTGAATTTATTAGCTCTTTTATTTTCTACGACGGCTTTCATCACAACGTACTGGTGCGAGGGCACCCAGAGGGTTCCCAAACCTAACTGCAGTAAAGAAAGACGACATAATTGCATTGACTATGGGGTGAACGAAACGGACCCGAATAAAGTTCACTACAGCTGGGAAACGGGAGACGACAGGTTTCTCTTCAGACATTTTCACACGGGCATCTGGTACTCGTGTGAGGAGAACATCCATGGTGGAG GTGAGAAGTGCAGGAGCTTCATCGATCTGGCCCCAGCGTCTGAGAGAG GTGTCCTTTGGTTGTCAGTGGTCTCTGAGGTGCTATACATCATGCTTCTGGTGGTGGGATTCAGTCTAATGTGCCTGGAGCTTTTTCACTCCAGTAACGTGATCGATGGGCTGAAGCTGAACGCCTTCGCGGCCGTCTTCACCGTGCTCTCAG GTCTGCTGGGGATGGTAGCTCACATGATGTACACCCAGGTCTTCCAGATAACGGTCAGTTTGGGACCAGAAGACTGGAGACCTCACACCTGGGACTACGGCTGGTCCTTCTG TATGGCCTGGGGTTCCTTCACCTGCTGCATGGCGGCGTCCGTCACCACCCTCAACTCCTACACAAAGACTGTTATCGAGTTTCGGCACAAACGCAAGCTCTTCGAGCAGGGCCTTCGCGAAGAGCAGACCTTCCTCGACCCCGAGGCCTTCCACTACTTCCGCAACAGGTCCGTCCAGTCCATCTCCAGCTCCGTGGACGTCTACCCAAGCCACGCCGGCGGCCACAGCAGCGGCAGGAGCAAAATACGGGCGCCGTCCACCTCCGTGGACCTGGGGGAGAACACAGAGTCCCTgggagaggagcagtgctgA